The following are encoded together in the Thunnus albacares chromosome 7, fThuAlb1.1, whole genome shotgun sequence genome:
- the LOC122985664 gene encoding myoD family inhibitor domain-containing protein-like: MLLEENLSVDGTEEPNNPAKGSSSLKSAQEILSACDPISGGNAVSTDLISTQPLSAAAPPAEVSQGATGFKKPQCDIHKPTCPRCGHTVSDNTVLSLSPSLDRHQTSSLLVHSSSSSSSRRSRSRSNVAGSHQPAATPGDSCFHLLLACLWCQCSVLLLGLLEACFSCLSTFCSSCCHACARCCSAVQETPVEDLNCHAHCHSVLFESCCEPTEFLEFCLECCEICHRG; the protein is encoded by the exons ATGTTACTAGAAGAGAATTTATCTGTGGACGGCACAGAGGAACCAAACAACCCAGCTAAAG GCAGTTCATCTTTAAAATCAGCACAGGAAATCCTTTCAGCATGTGATCCCATCAGTGGAGGAAATGCCGTCTCAACTGACCTCATAAGCA CCCAGCctctgtctgctgcagctccgCCTGCAGAGGTCTCACAGGGGGCAACAGGGTTTAAGAAGCCTCAGTGTGACATCCACAAGCCCACCTGCCCACGATGTGGCCACACAGTCTCAGACAACACGGTCCTCTCACTCTCCCCGAGCCTGGACCGACACCAGACCTCCAGCTTGTTggtgcacagcagcagcagcagcagcagcaggagaagtAGGAGCAGGAGTAATGTGGCTGGCTCACACCAACCTGCTGCTACACCTGGTG ACTCGTGTTTTCACCTGCTGCTGGCGTGCCTCTGGTGTCAGTGCTCCGTGTTGCTCCTGGGCCTGTTGGAGGCCTGCTTCTCCTGCCTTTCCACCTtctgctcctcctgctgccaCGCCTGCGCCCGCTGCTGCTCGGCCGTCCAGGAGACACCTGTAGAGGACCTCAACTGCCACGCCCACTGCCACTCGGTCCTGTTCGAGTCCTGCTGCGAGCCAACCGAGTTTCTCGAGTTTTGTCTGGAGTGCTGCGAGATTTGCCATCGCGGCTAG